A genome region from Oligoflexus sp. includes the following:
- a CDS encoding sterol desaturase family protein — MTEKPDMILEHLLEPGLMFFDPSKRFFWGSLLASLLLIVVLSGSRRSEHLRILFSPKIWFHRSSLADMKLILINNLFRVLVFPTSFVTTVGIAAVVSLLLTKIAGGKPDLGWSPFWVTALYSVVIFLADDFARFYFHYLQHRWRWLWVFHQVHHSALVMTPLTLMRTHPVDILWARVRNAITYGFVTGIFYFLFGSAVSGWDIIGAEALGFLFNLAGSNLRHSQVWIHFGPLEKIFLSPAAHQIHHSVAVEHYDKNFGVCLAIWDHLFKTHFHPRRVSEPVRFGLEHSPLSNERQSVITLYVQPFRELRKADPR; from the coding sequence ATGACTGAAAAACCGGACATGATACTGGAGCATTTGCTGGAACCGGGTCTGATGTTTTTCGACCCGAGCAAGCGCTTTTTCTGGGGAAGTCTTCTGGCTTCCCTGCTCCTTATCGTTGTGCTGTCGGGATCGCGGCGCAGCGAACATCTGCGCATCCTCTTTTCGCCGAAGATCTGGTTTCACCGCTCCTCGCTCGCGGATATGAAACTCATCCTGATCAATAACCTTTTCCGTGTCCTGGTGTTCCCGACATCTTTCGTCACAACGGTGGGCATTGCAGCCGTTGTTTCCCTCCTCCTAACCAAGATTGCCGGCGGCAAACCCGACCTCGGCTGGTCCCCCTTCTGGGTCACGGCCCTTTACAGTGTGGTCATTTTCCTGGCCGATGACTTTGCCCGCTTTTACTTTCACTATCTCCAGCATCGCTGGCGCTGGCTTTGGGTCTTTCATCAGGTGCATCACAGCGCTCTGGTCATGACGCCATTGACCCTGATGCGCACGCATCCGGTCGATATTCTTTGGGCCCGTGTGCGCAATGCCATCACCTATGGTTTTGTCACAGGCATATTCTATTTCCTCTTTGGATCGGCCGTATCGGGCTGGGATATCATCGGGGCCGAGGCGCTCGGTTTTCTCTTCAATCTCGCCGGCTCCAATCTCCGCCATTCCCAGGTCTGGATTCACTTTGGTCCATTGGAGAAAATATTTCTCAGTCCCGCCGCGCACCAGATCCATCACAGCGTGGCCGTGGAGCACTATGATAAGAATTTTGGTGTATGCCTCGCGATTTGGGATCATCTCTTCAAAACGCATTTTCATCCGCGCAGGGTCAGCGAGCCTGTTCGCTTCGGACTCGAACATTCCCCACTGTCCAACGAACGGCAGAGTGTGATCACCCTTTATGTGCAGCCCTTTCGCGAGCTCAGGAAAGCTGATCCACGATAG